The Achromobacter deleyi region AGCAAGGTGCCGGACGCGCAGGTGCAGCGCGACCTGGACGCCACGGCCGCCTGGGCTGCGGCCAACGGCGGCAACCCGGACCGGCTGGGCATCCTGGGCTTCTGCTGGGGCGGCCGCCAGGTCTGGCTATACGCCGCGCACAACCCCAAGCTGAAGGCCGGCGCCGCCTGGTACGGCCAGCTGGCGGGCGAACCCAGCGAACTGAAGCCCAAGGCCGTGCTGAGCATCGTCAACGACCTGAAGGCCCCGGTCCTCGGCGCCTACGGCGGCAAGGACGCCGGGATCTCCCAGTCCGACGTAGACCGCATGCGCATCGAACTGGCCAAGGGCACAGCCGCCGCCAAGGCCTCGCGCATCGACATCTACCCCGACGCCCCGCACGCCTTCCACGCGGACTACCGCCCCTCCTACCGCAAGGCCGAGGCGGAGCAGGCCTGGACCAGGATGCTGGACTGGTTCAAGCAAAACGGGCTTTGACGCCGTCTTGTGACCCCTGACCCGCGCATCCGTGTCAGACACATGTGCCCACACGCGAAGCGTCGTCGCCACGACGCAAGCCCCTGTGTAAGCGCCCAAAGGCCGCCCGCGCGGCCGGCCGGGCGCGGGCCCCGCAAGATCTTCCACCACCCACCACGCGTGGCGAGAACCAGAAGAACACCGTCCGCCCCGGCGCCCGTAAAGATCAAACCACCAGAGCCTGGCGTGGCGGGGGCCTGGGGTACGCGAGGCGTCGATAAGCCCGAGGGAATCTGAAGGAACCGCCAAAGGCGGTGACGAAGATGACGACGGGGCAGTCCGGAGCGAAGGCTCCGGACCGCAATCGCAGCCCCGCGTACCCCAGGCCCCCGCCACGCCAGGCGTCTAAAGAACCATCACCCGCCCCAAGATCCCCCCTAGCGAGCCTTCTCCCCCGGCAACCCATCACTAACCTCCGCCAAGGCATTCTTCATCTCTTCATACCCAATCACCCGCTCGTTCTGAAAGCTCCCCAGCACCCCCCGGCAGCCATCCACCCCCGAGCGCTTCATCTCATCCATCATCGTCTTCCCCTGCGCCATCCCCTTCTGGTACAGCCCGTCATACCCGCCCGCCGAAAACTGATACTCCTCGGCGTACCGCAGCAGATTCTTGCGCGCCGTGGCCTGGTGCTGGGCCAGGTCGGGTTCGGAAGCGCCGCAAGCGCGCGCGGCGCCATTGGAGGCGCCCGCTGCAACGACGAAGGAATCGAATTGGGCCTGTTCGGCGGCGTCCGGAGCCGCCCAGGCCGGGGCGGCGGCGGCCAGCGCCCAGGCCAGCCCGGTGGTCAAGATCTTACGCATCGCAAAGCCTCCCTATGAAGCCCCCCGGGCCACTGCCAGGGCAGCCGCGACAGGCGATGGTTACCACGGCATTATGGCAACCACCCGTTTCCGGGCCATGTAGCGGTCGTGTTGAGTCGTTTCAGACTGTGCATCTTCTTTTCCCCTGTCCCCGAAGGCTGCAACCCGGCCCCGCAAGAACTATGATGGTGCCTGTGAGGCGCTCCTGCCTCAATGCATTGCCCCCATTCCTGGAGATTTACATGACGATCAAAGTCGGCGACCGCGTGCCCGATGGCACCCTGACCGAATTCATCGAAACCGAAACCGCCGGTTGCTCGCTCGGCCCCAACGCGTTCCAGGTCGCCGACCTGACCCGCGGCAAGACCATTGCGCTGTTCGCCGTGCCCGGCGCCTTCACCCCCACCTGCTCGGCCAAGCATCTGCCGGGCTACGTGGAACAGGCCGCGGCGCTGAAGGCCAAGGGCATCGATGAAATCTGGTGCGTGTCCGTCAACGACGCCTTCGTCATGGGCGCCTGGGGCCGTGAACAGAAGACCGACGGCAAGGTCCGCATGCTGGCCGACGGCTCCGCGCTGTGGACCAAGGAACTGGGCCTCGAACTGGACCTGATCCAGCGCGGCATGGGCGTGCGCTCGCAGCGCTACTCGGCGCTGATCGTCGACGGCGTGGTCAAGCACCTGAACGTGGAAGCCGCTGGCAAGTTCGAAGTCAGCGACGCCGCCACGATGCTCTCGCAGGCCTGATCCCGTAGTTCCTGTTTTACCGCTCAACGCGCGGGCCGCCCCGGCGGCCCGCCGCGCTTGCGCCAGCAGCGGTCGCCGACGCCATGCTCTCCACCATCTCATCTTTCTCGTCGCTCTATTTTGCGACCTTGCTGATGCTCATCGGCACGGGTCTGTTCAACACCTACATGGGCCTGAGGCTGACCTCCCAGTCGGTCAGTGAAGTGTGGATCGGCGCCTTGATCGCCGGCTACTACCTGGGCCTGGTGTGCGGCGCGCGGCTGGGGCACAAGCTCATCATCCGCGTCGGCCATATCCGGGCGTTCGTCGCCTGCGCGGCCATCGCCACCAGCATGATCCTGGCGCAGACGCTGGTGGATTCCATGCCGGTCTGGCTGGTGTTCCGCGTCATTTCCGGCATCGTGATGGTGACGGAATTCATGGTCATCGAGAGCTGGCTGAACGAGCAAACCGAAAACCACCAGCGCGGCCGGGTCTTCTCCGTCTACATGGTCGTGTCCGGCCTGGGCACCGTGCTGGGGCAATTGGCGCTGACCGCCTACGCCACGCTGGACCTGCGGCCGCTGACCCTGGTGGCCATGTGTCTGGTGCTGTGCCTGGTGCCGCTTGCCGTCACCGCCCGGTCGCACCCGCCCACGCCCCTGCCGGCGCCGCTGGATATCCGCTTTTTCATGCGCCGCGTGCCGCTGTCGATGACGGTGCTGTTCGTGGCGGGCAACCTTTCCGGGGCCTTCTATGGCCTGGCGGCCGTCTACGGCGCCAAGCACGGCCTGTCCACCTCGCAGGCCGCCGTCTTCGTGGCCGCCGCCGTCACGGCGGGCCTGTTGTCGCAATGGCCCATGGGCTGGCTGTCCGACCGCATCAACCGCGCCGGCCTGATCCGGTTCAACGCCTTGCTGCTGGTGGTGCTGCCCACGGTCATGTGGGGCTGGATCACGCTGCCCTTTTGGGCGCTGGTCGCCATGTCCTGTGTCTTCGGCATATTGCAGTTCACGCTCTATCCGCTGGGCGCGGCGTTCGCCAATGACCACGTCGAGTCCGAGCGGCGCGTGAGCCTGTCGGCCGTGCTGCTCATGACCTATGGCGTGGGCGCCTGTATCGGCCCCATGGTCGCGGGGCTGATGATGTCCCTGGGCGGCCCCAGCATGTATTACGTCTTCATCTCGGCCTGCGCCGTGATCCTGGTCTGGCAGGTGCGTCCCACGCGCGTCACGGGCGCGCACCAGGTCGACGAGGCGCCGACGCATTTCGTGCCCATGCCCGACACCTTGCAGAGCTCGCCCGCGTCGGCGGTGCTGGATCCGCGGGTGGACCCCGAAAACGACATCGCCATGGAAATGGTGCAGCCGGACCCGTCCGCCGCGCCCGCGCCGCCGGAACCCGTGGCCGAGCCGGAACCGGTCCGCGCCGATGCCGGCGCGGCCGACGGAGCGCCGCCGGACCTGCCCGACGAATCCGCCGAGCCCGAGCGCCAGGTCCGCACCGGCACCTGACGAGGCGCCCCTACCACGGCGCCATCAGCAGGATGGCAGTAAGGGCCAGCGCAATGCCCAGGACGTTCACCCGCGTCAGCGGCTCGCGGAAGGCCAGCGCGCCCACCAGCGTGCCCAGCGTGATCACTCCCATGTTCATCGACGCGAACACCAGCGCGGGATGCTCGGGCAGGGACTGGTGCGCCCGGATATAGGTCAGGATATTGCCGAAGTTGGCCAGGCCCAGCGCCACGCCGGCCGCCAGATGGCGGGCCTGCCAGCGCACCCGGCGCCAAAGCAGATAGGCCAGCATCAATACGCCGGCCAGCACGAAGGCCAGCAGCAGGCCCCCGGCGAACGCGGTGCCGGTGCGCGCCACCTGCTTGAACAGGATGTCGATCACGCCGTAGCCGGCCCACACCACCATCGGCCACAGCCACATCGCGCGGCGGTCCTCGGGCGCGCTGGCGCCTGCGGCCTGCGCCCGGGGCGGCTGGCGCAACAGGCAGAACAGGGCGCTGAACGCCAGAAGGATCGCCGCCAGCTTGCGGCCGCTGACGGGCTCGCCGAACAGCAGGAACGCGGCCAGCAGCGGGATGAAGAGCGACAGGCGCTGCGCGGCGTCGCTGCGCACGATGCCGGCGTGCCGCAGCGCCGCCGCCATCGCCAGGAAGACGCTGGGCAGCAGCACGCCCAGCGCCGCCAGCACCAGCCACGGCGTCTGCGGCGCGAACAGGCGCGCCGGGTCCGGCCGCAGCACCGCCCAGCAGAGCAGGGCGGCCACGGCATAATTCATGGCGATCGCCTGCCGCACGTCCACCTGGTAGCGCCGGGCCAGCTTCAGCAGCACGGCCACGGTGACGCTGCAGAGGACGCTGGCCGCCAGGTACAGCAGGCCCGGCGTCAACGGCACGTGGCGGTCTCGTGATGGACGTGCTGGGCCGCGTCGATCCGCATGCCCAGGCGTTCCAGCAGGCGCTGGTCGGCTTCCATCTGCGGGTTTGCCGTGGTCAGCAGCGCATCGCCGTAGAACATGGAGTTGGCGCCGGCCATGAAGCACAGCGCCTGCAGCGCGTCGTCCATGGCTTCGCGCCCGGCC contains the following coding sequences:
- a CDS encoding MFS transporter codes for the protein MLSTISSFSSLYFATLLMLIGTGLFNTYMGLRLTSQSVSEVWIGALIAGYYLGLVCGARLGHKLIIRVGHIRAFVACAAIATSMILAQTLVDSMPVWLVFRVISGIVMVTEFMVIESWLNEQTENHQRGRVFSVYMVVSGLGTVLGQLALTAYATLDLRPLTLVAMCLVLCLVPLAVTARSHPPTPLPAPLDIRFFMRRVPLSMTVLFVAGNLSGAFYGLAAVYGAKHGLSTSQAAVFVAAAVTAGLLSQWPMGWLSDRINRAGLIRFNALLLVVLPTVMWGWITLPFWALVAMSCVFGILQFTLYPLGAAFANDHVESERRVSLSAVLLMTYGVGACIGPMVAGLMMSLGGPSMYYVFISACAVILVWQVRPTRVTGAHQVDEAPTHFVPMPDTLQSSPASAVLDPRVDPENDIAMEMVQPDPSAAPAPPEPVAEPEPVRADAGAADGAPPDLPDESAEPERQVRTGT
- a CDS encoding DMT family transporter, which encodes MTPGLLYLAASVLCSVTVAVLLKLARRYQVDVRQAIAMNYAVAALLCWAVLRPDPARLFAPQTPWLVLAALGVLLPSVFLAMAAALRHAGIVRSDAAQRLSLFIPLLAAFLLFGEPVSGRKLAAILLAFSALFCLLRQPPRAQAAGASAPEDRRAMWLWPMVVWAGYGVIDILFKQVARTGTAFAGGLLLAFVLAGVLMLAYLLWRRVRWQARHLAAGVALGLANFGNILTYIRAHQSLPEHPALVFASMNMGVITLGTLVGALAFREPLTRVNVLGIALALTAILLMAPW
- a CDS encoding dienelactone hydrolase family protein; amino-acid sequence: MKDQDAQFDSLLPPLRLDRRGFIATTVAAGFSLAAGPAAAQTAIATDANGLLAGKIDIPTPDGKMPAYRAAPQGKKNLPTLIVVQEIFGVHEYIQDVCRRLAHQGYLAIAPELYARQGDPSKYTEIPKLQAEVVSKVPDAQVQRDLDATAAWAAANGGNPDRLGILGFCWGGRQVWLYAAHNPKLKAGAAWYGQLAGEPSELKPKAVLSIVNDLKAPVLGAYGGKDAGISQSDVDRMRIELAKGTAAAKASRIDIYPDAPHAFHADYRPSYRKAEAEQAWTRMLDWFKQNGL
- a CDS encoding peroxiredoxin — translated: MTIKVGDRVPDGTLTEFIETETAGCSLGPNAFQVADLTRGKTIALFAVPGAFTPTCSAKHLPGYVEQAAALKAKGIDEIWCVSVNDAFVMGAWGREQKTDGKVRMLADGSALWTKELGLELDLIQRGMGVRSQRYSALIVDGVVKHLNVEAAGKFEVSDAATMLSQA